A region from the Chanodichthys erythropterus isolate Z2021 chromosome 5, ASM2448905v1, whole genome shotgun sequence genome encodes:
- the LOC137020723 gene encoding uncharacterized protein, with protein sequence MTLEKAGPCEEGVVPKQVLRSRCCAESPDCGPSAFTKYCANTNVDLASVTAGAGIDSTVHQRKCCRVGISRTLPRPSGILRNGREHMCALPPGGWTTEYMWNGSAGQSPTGPICVPFPRHPREVSRFLNPGPPVGVGENLTTAAKSQSSSAGLAVRVCGSPGLDGRVYTSDLCPPPPRLDDGDTDCDVADASMFDFSSVTTCSPDETLNRLRGVEARDDEDDDEEDSEVPVLLKPSYTHNTSAVQAGGSICMPWQIPRRAPIPAEVRIGMQGKTRAPKPHRIPASAFRPIWDPIYSQGDATPAKENSVSFSSTNQIINQQQESDQSRSAYRGTGVQRAEAVWHDSEDSEGPCSTV encoded by the exons ATGACCTTGGAGAAGGCGGGGCCATGCGAAGAGGGGGTGGTGCCTAAACAAGT TTTGAGAAGCAGGTGCTGTGCCGAGAGCCCCGACTGTGGTCCTTCCGCCTTTACTAAGTACTGTGCCAACACCAATGTGGATTTAGCCAGCGTCACAGCGGGCGCAGGCATAGACAGCACTGTACACCAGAGGAAATGCTGTCGCGTTGGCATCTCACGGACACTACCTCGGCCCAGTGGCATCTTAAG AAATGGCCGTGAGCATATGTGTGCGctgccccctggtggctggacTACAGAGTACATGTGGAATGGCAGCGCAGGGCAGAGCCCCACGGGTCCCATCTGCGTACCCTTCCCTCGTCATCCTAGAGAGGTCAGCCGGTTTCTGAACCCTGGGCCACCTGTTGGTGTAGGGGAAAACCTCACCACTGCTGCCAAGAGTCAGAGCTCCTCTGCTGGTCTGGCTGTACGCGTTTGTGGGTCTCCCGGGCTCGATGGACGCGTTTACACATCTGACCTGTGCCCTCCACCCCCTCGTCTCGACGACGGGGACACAGACTGTGATGTGGCCGACGCATCCATGTTTGACTTCTCCTCTGTGACGACCTGTAGCCCAGATGAAACTTTAAATCGGCTCAGAGGAGTGGAGGCTCGTGATGATGAGGACGATGATGAAGAGGACAGTGAGGTTCCAGTTCTCCTCAAACCTTCATACACTCACAACACTTCAGCCGTTCAGGCGGGGGGAAGCATATGCATGCCGTGGCAGATCCCCAGACGGGCTCCTATTCCTGCCGAGGTTCGCATTGGGATGCAAGGAAAAACACGTGCCCCAAAACCACACCGAATCCCCGCCAGTGCCTTTCGGCCGATTTGGGACCCAATTTACTCACAG GGTGATGCGACACCTGCAAAAGAGAACTCTGTGTCTTTcagctcaaccaatcagatcattAATCAGCAGCAAGAGAGTGACCAATCACG ATCTGCATATAGAGGTACTGGAGTCCAGCGGGCTGAAGCAGTGTGGCATGACAGTGAGGACAGTGAAGGACCCTGCAGTACAGTCTGA
- the sos2 gene encoding son of sevenless homolog 2 produces the protein MQHDFSSSEENSARWRGLFVQALRKVQLQVHPNLSAKEDALQHIEALILQLLNKLCVTQPRTIADVEDRVQKTFPNPIDKWAMSDAQAAIEKRKRRNPLLLPVDKIHPLLKEVLGYKIDYHVCLYIVAVLEYISADILKLAGNYVSNIRHYEISQQDITVSMCADKVLMDMFDQEEEMGLVSQSVEEVSSSGVLTYDDLVRLEIAEERQYLRELDLIIKVFRQAFMSNSKLFSTQDVELAFSNILEVHELTVKLLGLIEDAVEMTADGSPHPLVGSCFEDLAEEQAFDPYETLSQDILSKEFCQHFNSLMSRPTVALHFQSIAEGFKEAVQYVLPQLMMVPVYHCMHYFELLQQLQECSEDQDDRECLKQAQTALINLQCSIERIYAKHQPRRKQGEPLYRLYSRASRSKQAAIKRMNDIQKSIDGWEGRDIGQCCSQFILEGALVRAGAKHERHNFLFDGLMISCKANQSSRLPGAGSAAEFRLKEKFVLRKYRIVDREDLSEFRHAFELVGREESSAVFGARSAEEKSAWMAALVTLQYRPTLDRMLDTVLHREEQAQPLRLPSPDVYRFAIQDSEENIVFEEGAQSKTGIPIIKAGTVVKLIERLTYHMYADPNFVRTFLTTYRSFCKPQDLLTLLIERIEIPEPEPSEADREALWNGEQPMAAELQRFRREYVQPVQLRVLNVFRQWVEHHFYDFENDPELCGRLEEYLTSTTQLRGKSMRKWVESISKIMRRKIQTQSNGISHNITFESPPPPIEWHISRPGQVDTFDLMTLHPIEIARQLTLLESDLYRAVRPSELVGSVWTKEDKEKNSPNLLRMIRHTTNLTLWFEKCIVEAENVDERVAVFSRIIEILQVFQELNNFNGVLEIVSAINSVPVYRLDHTFEAVPERKRRILEEAVELSQDHFKKYLAKLKSINPPCVPFFGIYLTNILKTEEGNPDFLKRDGKELINFSKRRKVAEITGEIQQYQNQPYCLKVEHDIKRFFENLNPMENMSEKEFSDYLFNKSLEIEPRNCKQPPRFPRKTTYSLKSPGVRPVRQASGGGGTLKGHPVPLEREPAHKITFRSIAETEPETPPSLPTSPNTPTPPQSASSDFNSVFMEHDLSSSYGNNTIFAPVLLPQSKSQSVSCGSLHQLMGDELLKPPPLPPRRKDTSSESKSFRSESPPAIPPRLPPPPRLQPRVPVINGPTEGPLPSPPPPPPRDPLPDTPPPIPQRPPEIFINYPVNVQPPPGNRFHWDFTNSPSTPNTPPGTPSPRAPPPGTPSPRVPRRPCTPSFSQPILVHLPPPTPAPPIPPRHNSTPALPKLPPKTYKRELSQSTHTLSQPSLHTLSLVDNRDSNE, from the exons ATGCAGCACGACTTCAGCTCCAGCGAGGAGAACAGCGCGAGATGGCGAGGCCTGTTCGTGCAGGCACTGCGAAAG gTGCAGTTACAAGTACATCCAAACCTGTCGGCTAAAGAAGACGCACTCCAACACATTGAGGCACTCATACTACAGCTCCTGAACAAGCTGTGTGTCACACAGCCCAGAACAATAGCTGATGTGGAG GATCGTGTTCAGAAGACGTTCCCGAATCCCATCGATAAATGGGCCATGTCAGACGCTCAGGCTGCAATAGAGAAGCGCAAGCGAAGGAACCCACTGCTGCTGCCAGTTGATAAGATACATCCACTACTGAAG gAGGTGCTGGGCTATAAGATCGACTATCATGTGTGTCTGTATATTGTTGCTGTGTTGGAGTATATCTCAGCCGACATCCTCAAGCTGGCTGGAAACTACGTGAGCAACATTCGGCATTATGAGATCAGCCAGCAGGACATCACCGTCTCCATGTGTGCTGACAAG GTGTTAATGGATATGTTCGATCAGGAAGAGGAGATGGGGCTGGTGTCTCAGAGTGTAGAAGAGGTGTCTTCCTCTGGTGTGCTCACATATGATGATCTGGTGCGTCTGGAGATCGCTGAGGAACGTCAGTATCTGCGAGAACTCGATCTCATCATCAAAGTATTCCGACAAGCCTTTATGTCCAATAGCAAACTCTTCTCCACTCAG GATGTGGAGCTGGCATTCAGTAATATTCTAGAGGTTCACGAGTTAACCGTTAAACTGTTGGGTCTTATTGAGGATGCCGTAGAAATGACAGCTGATGGGAGTCCACACCCCCTTGTGGGCAGCTGCTTCGAAGACCTTGCTGAG GAGCAGGCGTTTGATCCATATGAGACACTCTCTCAGGACATCCTCTCTAAAGAATTCTGTCAACATTTCAACTCTCTGATGTCCCGCCCCACTGTTGCTCTGCACTTTCAG tcAATTGCAGAGGGTTTTAAGGAGGCAGTGCAGTATGTGCTTCCTCAGTTGATGATGGTTCCAGTTTACCACTGTATGCACTACTTTGAACTGTTACAG CAATTGCAGGAGTGCAGTGAAGACCAGGATGACAGAGAGTGTTTAAAACAGGCTCAGACTGCACTGATCAACCTACAATGCAGCATTGAACGCATATATGCTAAACACCAACCACGGCGCAAACAAGG GGAGCCCTTATATCGGTTATATAGTCGTGCATCTCGAAGTAAGCAGGCAGCAATAAAGCGTATGAACGACATCCAGAAGAGTATTGATGGCTGGGAAGGCAGAGATATCGGGCAGTGCTGCAGCCAGTTCATCCTGGAGGGGGCACTCGTACGGGCTGGTGCCAAGCACGAACGGCACAACTTCCTGTTCGACGGCCTCATGATAAGCTGCAAAGCCAACCAGAGCTCCCGGTTGCCAGGGGCTGGAAGTGCGGCGGAGTTTCGTCTGAAAGAGAAGTTTGTGTTACGCAAGTATCGCATCGTAGACCGCGAAGATTTGTCAGAGTTTCGTCACGCATTTGAGCTGGTAGGCCGTGAAGAAAGCAGTGCCGTGTTTGGCGCGCGTTCGGCAGAAGAGAAGAGCGCGTGGATGGCTGCACTGGTCACGCTGCAGTACCGGCCCACTCTGGACCGCATGCTAGACACCGTCCTGCACCGTGAGGAACAAGCACAACCACTGAGGCTGCCATCACCAGATGTCTACCGGTTTGCCATCCAGGACTCTGAAGAGAACATAGTGTTTGAGGAGGGAGCACAGAGCAAGACTGGAATCCCCATTATTAAAGCCGGGACAGTGGTCAAGCTCATTGAGAGACTGACCTACCACATGTACGCAG ACCCAAATTTTGTGCGTACGTTTCTGACTACATACCGCTCTTTCTGTAAACCACAAGACCTGCTCACACTACTGATTGAAAG GATTGAGATTCCAGAGCCTGAGCCATCAGAAGCAGACCGAGAGGCACTCTGGAACGGAGAGCAACCAATGGCAGCTGAGCTTCAGAGATTCCGCAGAGAATACGTGCAGCCTGTCCAACTCAG GGTTCTGAATGTATTCCGTCAGTGGGTGGAACATCACTTTTATGACTTTGAGAATGATCCCGAACTCTGCGGAAGACTTGAAGAATACCTCACCAGCACCACACAGCTTAGAG GTAAATCGATGCGTAAGTGGGTGGAGTCCATCAGTAAGATCATGAGACGGAAGATACAAACTCAATCTAATGGCATTAGTCACAACATCACCTTTGAGAGCCCACCTCCTCCTATCGAATGGCACATCAGCCGTCCCGGGCAGGTCGACACCTTTGACCTCATGACTCTTCATCCAATAGAAATTGCTCGTCAGTTAACACTCCTAGAGTCTGATCTGTACAG AGCTGTTCGTCCATCTGAGCTGGTAGGAAGTGTTTGGACAAAGGAAGATAAAGAAAAGAATTCTCCCAATCTGCTGAGGATGATCAGACATACAACCAACCTCACACTGTGGTTTGAGAA GTGTATAGTCGAGGCTGAAAACGTGGATGAGAGGGTTGCTGTATTCTCTCGTATTATTGAGATCCTGCAGGTGTTTCAAGAGCTCAATAACTTTAATGGAGTTTTGGAGATTGTAAGCGCCATCAACTCAGTACCGGTGTATCGTCTGGACCACACGTTTGAG GCTGTGCctgagaggaagaggaggattCTAGAGGAAGCTGTTGAACTTAGTCAggatcattttaaaaaatacctcGCCAAGCTCAAATCCATCAACCCACCTTGTGTACCTTTCTTCG GAATCTACCTAACTAACATTTTGAAGACTGAAGAGGGGAATCCAGATTTCCTGAAGCGTGACGGAAAAGAACTGATCAACTTTAGCAAAAGACGCAAAGTAGCAGAAATCACTGGAGAAATCCAGCAGTACCAGAACCAACCCTACTGCCTCAAAGTAGAACACGACATAAAG agGTTTTTTGAGAATCTAAATCCAATGGAAAACATGAGCGAGAAGGAGTTTTCTGACTACCTGTTCAACAAGTCTCTAGAGATCGAACCACGGAACTGCAAACAGCCACCCAGATTT CCCAGAAAGACTACATATTCTCTGAAGTCTCCCGGCGTTCGGCCGGTGCGGCAGGCGTCAGGAGGAGGAGGAACGCTGAAAGGTCATCCAGTGCCATTAGAACGAGAACCAGCTCACAAAATCACCTTCAGAAGTATTGCAGAAACGGAACCTGAAACTCCTCCTTCTCTCCCAACCTCTCCAAACACACCCACCCCTCCACAGTCTGCCAGCTCTGACTTCAACTCTGTGTTCATGGAGCATGACCTGAGCAGCTCCTACG GTAACAACACCATATTTGCTCCAGTTTTGCTGCCCCAGTCTA AGTCCCAGTCTGTGTCATGTGGTAGTTTACACCAGTTGATGGGTGATGAGCTACTTAAACCCCCTCCATTACCTCCCCGTAGGAAAGATACCTCTTCAGAGTCCAAG AGTTTCAGGTCTGAAAGTCCTCCCGCCATTCCACCACGACTGCCTCCTCCTCCTCGCCTGCAGCCACGTGTTCCGGTGATCAACGGGCCAACAGAGGGGCCGTTGCCGAGCCCCCCGCCCCCTCCGCCCCGTGATCCCCTTCCAGACACGCCTCCACCGATTCCTCAACGACCACCCGAGATCTTCATCAACTACCCGGTGAACGTGCAGCCACCCCCAGGGAACCGTTTCCACTGGGACTTCACCAACTCACCTAGCACTCCCAACACCCCGCCCGGCACGCCCTCTCCCCGTGCTCCGCCCCCTGGCACACCTTCTCCACGCGTGCCTCGCCGCCCCTGCACGCCCAGCTTCAGTCAGCCCATTCTGGTCCACCTGCCCCCACCCACTCCAGCCCCTCCCATACCGCCTCGCCACAACTCCACCCCCGCGCTGCCAAAACTGCCGCCCAAGACTTACAAGAGAGAACTCTCTCAatcaacacacactctctcacagcCATCACTACACACTCTCTCGCTAGTCGACAACAGGGACAGCAACGAATAA